In the Glycine max cultivar Williams 82 chromosome 6, Glycine_max_v4.0, whole genome shotgun sequence genome, CACTCAACttagtaaaatatatttccggttattaaattctatttcagtctttcaaaagtttatattattttcgttattctaaattgaaaatatttcatttttatatttatcatttatagccattattaaattttaattataaacatCCTgggaacttaaaaaaaatgaagtttttccaaatgaaaaaagaaaggttaaattatatttttaggcttctaatttattattttgatttagtttgattctttattttttatgaatttaattttattcttctaatttttaaaattgattcaatcagatctttcagtttttaaaatagattCTTACAGTCATATAATTCTTACAATTTAATCTAAaggaacaaattaaattaatttgaaaaattaaaggatcaaattggatcttaaaaataaattaaagaactaaaatattaatttaaccaaaaagaaatatgaacaGTTATTTTAAGTGGTTGCTTCCTTTAAAACTCAATAAATAATTGTTATCAataacatgtaaaaaaaataaaaaaagtaaggtAGGAGGCCTTTCTTAAATATCAGCCCATTTTGGGCGGGAAGGGTTACCCTCTTCTCTCCAGTCCGAAGAGTCGCATTCGAATTGcaagaaatcaaagaagaacTAATCAATAACACGAATAATTCAAGGTAACCAATTTTATCTCATTATCTCAGATTCCATTTTCCCTTGTTCGATTTGAGTTTTCGACAGTTGAAGAAGCCTAGAAGGAACGCTACTCATGGCTAAGtgggtaaaattaaaaataaaagtgttaatTAATGTCACTTATTACTGCTTTGCTTGATTATTGCTATGCTTTGCTTTTCTACCAAGTAAATTTGAAATCTTGCTATGAAATGGACGCGGATTAGGGTAATTGAAGGAATAATATAGTAAAGTAATGCCCTTtgggagatataaggttggccCAGTGATTGAGGATTGATAAAGAGAGAAGGGAGGGGGAGAAGTGTGGGTTCCAATCCCGCCAACTGacatttctaacaaaactaataaactgacatttgccgataaaaaaagtAATGCTCTTTTAGAAGCACCCAATTTTAATTCCTTTGGTTTTGGGAGTTGGAAGCTTCATCAAATCTTAGcacaaataaagaaataaaaaaaggaatttgTTGATGAAGTGGACAAAGGAAACTAATTTATTTGTagcagagagagaaagagaaagtttTTGCTACCCATTTTAGTCATATTTggttcattttcttcatttaagcTTCTGGTGTTTTTCTTCTGATAAACTTCATTTGGTAAAGCCCAGATaaactatttaaataataaaatcaatgatAACATTTCTAGAGACATTGAAAGGATAAACTGCTATACATTAGAATTATTATGCAGTGTTTCTGTAACAAATTGCTAGAAACATATCTAACAATGGAGGTTTTAAAAAACGGTCTGTGACCGTGATTTGAGCCGCAACATGAAGGTTTTCTAACTGTCTACGACCGCAATGCTATCACGACTGATATTTAAAACCTTAAgcatatatactaaaatattgattaaactTGTATTTTTTCTCTCCCTAACTTCAGGCCTGGTGTAGTATGTGAAAATatgttcatttttgtttttggctAACTAATGCTTTGTACTTAGTGAGAGGGAGAAATGGAATTGCCTCCGCAGTCGGGTTCAATAGGGGCAGAAGCACTAAAACATATAGCTCCTGGATCATCAATTTCTGTTGCATATCACTCATCTTTTGGACCATATGAAGACCTCCTCTTTCTAGAGCTTGATGAGAAACTTCTCCCAGATGTTCTGAATGAAAGGTGTGCAATGACCGACAATCAGTTGCTTGTAACTCTGTCCCTGCCCTCAGCTTCCCcaatttgtgtttttaactTTAACATGATTACTACTCTATTCCAGGGTGGTCTTGAGAGGACAGCCTGACGAAGATGCAGTTCTTTGTACTCAATCCAAGACATACGCTATGAAGTTTGTTGGAACTTCCAATTCTGTTCTGCTTGTACCACCTGCAAATCATTCAGAATATTATGAAAATCAACTAAAGAATGATAGTAATAGTGATGAAGAGAAAGTTGTTGCACCTGTACTCAAAGTTGTATCTGGTAATATGGAGCTTATTGAGACAGCCCCCAGACTTGATAAGCTTAAATCACTTCTGTCAGAAAAACCTTACAAATTGGAGGAGGATGACATGGGAAATTTAGAAGAGAATCAGGAATCTAGAATAGGATTATATAACTGGAATGATCTAGTAGACAATATTCAAGCTAGTGATGAGGAATTATTGTCCGGACTGCAGGCTCTTTCGGCACTGGAGATTTATGGGTATTGGAGATTAGTTG is a window encoding:
- the LOC100807595 gene encoding sister chromatid cohesion protein DCC1 isoform X1, which codes for MELPPQSGSIGAEALKHIAPGSSISVAYHSSFGPYEDLLFLELDEKLLPDVLNERVVLRGQPDEDAVLCTQSKTYAMKFVGTSNSVLLVPPANHSEYYENQLKNDSNSDEEKVVAPVLKVVSGNMELIETAPRLDKLKSLLSEKPYKLEEDDMGNLEENQESRIGLYNWNDLVDNIQASDEELLSGLQALSALEIYGYWRLVDGSYMDMILGMILKNAVLNDWSLNALNEDEVVSTLESDGFPGVLARHCLNVYGNRVNECMPSFVWKLDEKRVCIHFARDILKGGKRKLESFMDEWRQKIPDGMQPTFDLVEGEVLTEKIGVETWVHAFSVASLPSTPAERFSILFRERPKWEWKDLQPYIRDLKLPGLSSEGLLLKYTRRTQPSADAEPVFSAR